A region of Streptomyces sp. NBC_01788 DNA encodes the following proteins:
- a CDS encoding PadR family transcriptional regulator produces the protein MAGGRRRLSNPLALTVMTTLWQKPMHPYEIARTLRRQGKDASTKINYGSLYTVVQNLEERGFVEVVDVERRGNRPERTIYALTGSGREEMTRWLSDLVAVPAKEYPIFETALSLLGALPPDDVVRLLEERLTALEMRVASGRAVLDKLYETLPRLFLIEVEYHQHMAEAETEWVRGFAREIREGSLPGVEGWRRFHETGEIPAEFKEAEERHYQK, from the coding sequence ATGGCCGGCGGGCGCAGAAGGCTGAGCAATCCGCTCGCGCTGACCGTGATGACCACGCTCTGGCAGAAACCGATGCACCCCTACGAGATCGCGCGGACCCTGCGCCGTCAGGGCAAGGACGCCAGCACAAAGATCAACTACGGCTCGCTCTACACGGTCGTGCAGAACCTGGAGGAGCGCGGCTTCGTCGAGGTGGTCGACGTCGAGCGCCGGGGCAACCGCCCCGAGCGCACGATCTACGCGCTCACCGGGTCCGGCCGTGAGGAGATGACGCGGTGGCTGTCGGACCTCGTCGCCGTGCCGGCCAAGGAGTACCCGATCTTCGAGACCGCGCTCTCGCTGCTGGGGGCGCTGCCCCCGGACGACGTCGTGCGGCTGCTGGAGGAACGGCTGACCGCCCTGGAAATGCGGGTGGCGAGCGGACGGGCGGTTCTGGACAAGCTCTACGAGACGCTGCCGCGCCTGTTCCTCATAGAGGTCGAGTACCACCAGCACATGGCCGAGGCGGAGACGGAGTGGGTCCGCGGCTTCGCCCGCGAGATCCGCGAGGGCTCGCTGCCGGGCGTCGAGGGCTGGCGCCGGTTCCACGAGACGGGGGAGATCCCCGCGGAGTTCAAGGAAGCCGAGGAACGCCACTACCAGAAGTGA
- a CDS encoding RluA family pseudouridine synthase has protein sequence MRRKTRTPPSPLPQRRGVDPVRIRLPAAGSWATVRAYLVERLSGAGPGVVGAMVDAGLVVGADGRAVATDAPYEPGMYVWFHRELPEEVPVPFPLRVVHRDEHLVVVDKPHFLATTPRGSHVAETALARLRRELGIPALSAAHRLDRLTAGLVLFTVRPEERGAYQALFRDRLVRKEYEAVAPYDPALTLPRTVRSRIVKERGVQAAREVAGDPNAVTRVELAEHRPDGLGRYRLVPATGQTHQLRVHMNALGVPILGDPLYPVVTDPVPAGDFRRPLQLLARTLEFTDPVTGTEHRFTSGRALRAWSDFAGWAGRQ, from the coding sequence ATGCGACGCAAGACCCGTACCCCGCCCTCTCCCCTGCCGCAGCGCCGCGGGGTGGACCCGGTGCGGATACGGCTGCCCGCCGCCGGGTCCTGGGCCACCGTGCGGGCGTATCTGGTGGAGCGTTTGTCGGGGGCCGGGCCCGGGGTGGTCGGGGCCATGGTCGACGCGGGCCTGGTCGTCGGGGCCGACGGCCGGGCGGTGGCGACCGACGCGCCGTACGAGCCCGGCATGTACGTGTGGTTCCACCGGGAGCTGCCCGAGGAGGTGCCGGTGCCCTTCCCGCTCCGGGTCGTGCACCGTGACGAGCACCTCGTCGTCGTCGACAAGCCGCACTTCCTCGCCACCACCCCGCGCGGCTCACACGTCGCCGAGACGGCGCTGGCACGGCTGCGCCGGGAGCTGGGCATCCCCGCGCTGAGCGCCGCACACCGCCTGGACCGGCTCACCGCCGGGCTGGTGCTGTTCACGGTGCGGCCCGAGGAACGCGGCGCCTACCAGGCGCTCTTCCGTGACCGGCTGGTGCGCAAGGAGTACGAGGCGGTGGCGCCGTACGACCCGGCACTGACCCTGCCGCGGACCGTGCGCAGCCGGATCGTGAAGGAGCGCGGGGTCCAGGCCGCTCGCGAGGTGGCGGGCGACCCGAACGCCGTCACGCGCGTGGAGCTCGCCGAGCACCGCCCGGACGGGCTCGGGCGGTACCGGCTGGTGCCCGCCACCGGGCAGACGCACCAACTGCGGGTGCACATGAACGCGCTGGGCGTACCGATCCTGGGCGACCCCCTCTACCCGGTGGTGACCGACCCCGTGCCCGCCGGTGACTTCCGGCGCCCGCTGCAACTCCTGGCGCGGACACTGGAGTTCACGGACCCGGTCACGGGGACGGAGCACCGGTTCACCAGCGGGCGGGCGCTTCGGGCCTGGTCCGACTTCGCGGGCTGGGCGGGTCGTCAGTAA